The following coding sequences lie in one Aspergillus luchuensis IFO 4308 DNA, chromosome 8, nearly complete sequence genomic window:
- a CDS encoding uncharacterized protein (TransMembrane:1 (o6-22i);~antiSMASH:Cluster_8.4), translating into MFLLRIADLWCVAAIATLTYMTEKASKPWKWKFYQMFQVPETIAIGWIFRAAEGDWVSISVASKNGSLLLNGKP; encoded by the exons ATGTTCTTGCTCCGGATTGCAGATTTGTGGTGCGTGGCAGCCATCGCTACGCTGACGTATATGACCGAGAAGGCATCAAAGCCGTGGAAATGGAAGTTCTACCAAATGTTTCAGGTCCCGGAAACCATTGCGATCGGATGGATTTTTCGGGCTGCGGAAGGGGACTGGGTATCCATTTCAGTGGCTTCGAAGAACGGATCTCTACTGCTGAATG GAAAACCATAA
- a CDS encoding fungal specific transcription factor domain-containing protein (COG:S;~EggNog:ENOG410PUYD;~InterPro:IPR021858;~PFAM:PF11951;~antiSMASH:Cluster_8.4), with product MQLSWKPGYSLSNRPVKRSAARRTNRGRMGNADGPQQFVFVAEHPMRDHPEPDVNVSEEASLSVETPFKVSGDASPTTRAADSPGPETDSRTAELQPHRDNSEEDQGQTPCSSTPTDDRQLQLADGDAFYEWSSQVATTIESSPMTASEFPNTTTSMPPSVLYNSIWQRFGPVLQRYNMEFCTIPLTFDLQMNPFRYRKTIVPEPMFLVHAVMALAGHHVKSPSTDDHRYTALKLLRESLNASGNVEDGSSVLDAIMILFSFDETQSTLGYWSTHLKGAYGLIEACGGIEAWTTSARADAQIGLLLWWDAITSLLSREDCVFPYAYVEAILSNPDDRKWNFFDLCGCPHSVVTLLMQVVRLSAEKRQSSSMRYVTFDTTMIAQIEQALESWHHISPAALAFGSSEEDIQKDQDCMHCSEAWRHGLLLYIYRVFRWKPGSPIPAHVVRWARVVVDHVVACRDESMVARQALLPLFFAGCELRDRSIRKKIVQFCSVWNDRTRYQMFGSTIPLLEEVWAEQEAKGFENVWWGHIVDRKHTVSCYPLQMRLCFG from the exons ATGCAGCTGTCCTGGAAGCCAGGATATTCTCTCTCCAATAGGCCCGTAAAAAGGTCAGCAGCCCGTAGGACCAATAGGGGTCGGATGGGAAACGCAGATGGACCTCAGCAATTCGTGTTCGTTGCAGAACATCCTATGAGAGATC ACCCCGAACCTGATG TCAATGTTTCCGAGGAAGCCAGCCTCTCCGTAGAGACGCCATTCAAGGTCTCGGGTGATGCATCGCCAACAACTAGAGCTGCCGATTCCCCCGGCCCCGAGACCGATTCTAGGACAGCTGAATTACAGCCGCATCGCGATAACAgtgaagaagaccaaggccaaACCCCATGTTCATCTACTCCGACAGATGACAGACAGCTACAATTAGCTGACGGAGACGCCTTCTATGAATGGTCGAGTCAAGTCGCTACTACTATAGAGTCAAGTCCCATGACAGCTTCAGAATTCCCCAACACTACTACATCTATGCCACCGAGCGTACTGTACAATAGCATCTGGCAGCGGTTTGGGCCTGTCCTTCAGAGAT ACAATATGGAATTCTGCACGATCCCATTAACGTTCGACTTACAGATGAATCCGTTTCGATACCGCAAAACCATCGTTCCGGAACCTATGTTTCTGGTACATGCGGTGATGGCTTTAGCGGGCCATCATGTTAAGAGCCCATCAACCGATGACCATCGCTATACAGCATTGAAACTCCTCCGCGAGAGCCTCAACGCATCCGGTAATGTGGAAGATGGCTCCTCCGTGCTTGATGCGATTATGATCTTATTTTCCTTCGAC GAAACTCAATCCACCCTTGGATACTGGAGTACACATCTTAAGGGAGCCTATGGCCTCATCGAAGCGTGCGGGGGCATCGAAGCATGGACCACGTCCGCTCGAGCAGACGCTCAAATAGGATTGCTGTTGTG GTGGGATGCCATCACCAGTCTCTTATCCCGGGAAGACTGCGTGTTCCCGTACGCATACGTCGAAGCCATCTTATCGAACCCCGATGATCGGAAGTGGAATTTCTTTGACCTCTGCGGGTGCCCACACAGCGTGGTCACGCTGCTCATGCAAGTTGTGCGTCTGAGTGCCGAAAAGCGCCAATCGTCGTCCATGCGGTACGTGACCTTCGACACCACGATGATTGCCCAGATCGAGCAAGCGCTCGAGTCCTGGCATCACATCTCCCCTGCCGCGCTTGCCTTCGGTAGTAGCGAAGAGGACATCCAGAAAGACCAAGATTGTATGCACTGCTCGGAGGCGTGGAGACACGGCCTGCTTCTCTACATTTACCGCGTTTTCCGATGGAAGCCGGGAAGTCCGATTCCAGCGCATGTTGTCCGTTGGGCCCGGGTTGTTGTGGACCATGTGGTAGCGTGTCGTGACGAGAGCATGGTCGCCCGGCAAGCGTTGCTGCCGCTCTTCTTCGCGGGCTGCGAACTACGCGATCGATCGATACGGAAGAAGATCGTGCAGTTCTGCTCGGTGTGGAATGACCGGACGCGGTATCAGATGTTTGGGAGCACCATTCCGTTGCTTGAAGAAGTATGGGCGGAGCAGGAGGCGAAGGGATTTGAGAACGTGTGGTGGGGTCACATCGTGGATCGAAAACACACCGTGTCTTGTTATCCGTTGCAAATGCGGCTATGCTTTGGATGA